DNA sequence from the Terriglobia bacterium genome:
CCAGTCCCCACAAGCTGCGCGCCAGCTCATAATGCGCTTCGGCTGAGTCCGGACGGATTTCCAGGCTATGCTGCAACGCCTTCTGGGCTTCCAGATAATTTTTCTGCTCGTTTAATGCGGAGCCCGCGCCCAGGTAGGCCTTGGCATTTCCGGGCTCGACTTTTGCTGCTTCTTCAAAAGCCCACTGCGCGTCACTCCACTGCTGCAGCTGCATTTGCGCCAAGCCCTGCAGCATGTAAGCCTGTCCATACCAGGGATCGAGCTTGGCGGCGCGCTTAAATTCGTCGAGGCTGGCGCGGGCGTCGTGCTTTTTAAAAAGCAGGTCTTCGCCTTTGGCCATGGCGTCTTCGACTTCAGGGATGGCGCGCCGCTTGTGGACTTCAGGTGTGGGACTGGGCTGCGCGGCTTGAGCTGGCTGCATGGCGCGTGTGGTGGTGCTGGAGCTTTCCTGGGCGAACAGGACGGAACCTGAAGTCGCCACCAAGAGTATGAGAGCCAATAAACGTGTGTTCCGCATTGCTTACGATTGTATGTGCATCGTGGTTCCAGATTCCATGTGCCCGGTCTATCTGAGGGTAGAACGAAAAACCGCTGTGCTCTTGCGAACACAGCGGCGGAAAATGAACAAAACCGGGACTGAAGCTAGAACTTCAGCTTCATGCCAAATTCAATGACACGCGGCGAACCTAAGTTGAACACTCCGGTGCCCGGCAGAGTGCGGAACCGGTTGTGATCAGCTTGGGTGGAATCATTGACTGAACCGGCGCCGGTGTTCAGGAAGCCATTCAGGCTATTTTTCGCCGAGCCATCGAAGTTGGATATGTTGAAGGCATTGAACACAGCGACGCTGGGTTCAATGGTGAAGTTTTCACCGATTTTGCGAGGATAAGCCAGGCTAAGATCGATGGTCTTGAGCCAGCCCAGGCTTTGCACGGGGCCAGTGGGAACATCGAGTGGCTGAATAACGCCGCCCAACTGTTGAAGCTGCGCCAGTGAGAACAGGCCATTCTGGATGAGTACTTGCCCAGCGGGAGTAGCCGAGCCGGCCACGTTGCTGTTGAAGTTCTGGATAAAGCTGGTCAAGTCCTTGCCCTTGATACTGCGGCCATACGCGCCCAGCTTGGTGCCGGGTACAAGATCACCCGTGGGACCGTAAACGCCGCTGCCGTCGCCCGAGCCATCGCCGGTGACGTCGCTGATGAAAATACCACCCGCTCCGGCACCCGGCAGGAACAGGTTGGTTGCCAGTGGACTATAGATATGGCCGACGCTGCCGAACCGGAACGAACCCGGCAGATCAACTGTGCCACCGAACGAGAACTGGTGAGTACGGTCCAGCCCATTCGGGCCAAGGGACTGGGTTGGATGGTTGTTGTCAATCGCGGGATTGATAAAGTCCGAGTCCAACGCGGAGCCCAGATAGCGGGACAAGGCGTAAGAAACGATCCAGTTCAGTCCCTTAACGCCGGTAAAAGGATTACGGACGTTGGCGCGAAGAGAAGTCTGAAACGCGTTGTAAACCGAACGGCCACCAGGGAACAGCATCTGGTTCACGCCGAGATTCGGGTTTTGGCCAGCAAACGCCGCTCCCGGGCAAGGACCGCCACTGCACAGGTCGGCGCCGGAGGTCAGCCCATTGCCGGCATAATCGGCGATGGTGGCCCCGGCTGCTATGGCACAGTTTGTTGCAACAGCAGACGTTGAAGCACCGCAACCGAAAGAAGCATTAGTAGCTGAAATTGCCGAATTTGCGATGTTCTTATTGAAGAACCGTACGTCGCCCACATGGTTTACGTCAATCGCGAGCAGGCTGTGGGTCCCTACGTTTCGGATATAGTCGGCATTCCATACCACACCTTTGCCGAGTTGCCGCTCAAAACCGAAGTTCATTTGAAGGGAGCGCGGCGTTTGATAATTTGGGGCGAACATGTTGTTGCCGGTTATGTTGACACCCTCCGCCAGCGTATTGCCGATGAATGACGGGTTGCTGGATGCTCCTACAGCTTTGCTTGCCGTCTGGTAGAGCGCCTGTAATTGACCGAGTTGTGCTGCCACGCTCCCAATCGGCTGACCGCAGAGAATGGCAGGATCAAGGTTAGCCGGGATCACCCCTCCGCCCGGCAGGGTGAAGCCAGTCGGTGCCCCACCAGCGCACGGAACCGCCGTACCGAAGAAGAGTCCTTGCGCCAGATGCGGGGGCCGGTTAAACAGGTTGTTGTTGAAGATGGAGTTTTCAAAATAAATACCGGCTCCGGCGCGGATGACTGTCTTGCCGCTGCCGGTCGGGTCCCACACAAAGCCGGCCGTGGGACTGAAATTGTGTCCAGGAGTGCGGATTCTGTTACCTAACCCGGGACCATACAGATCCAGGATGTTGCCATTGCAAGGTGTACCGGCAGCCGCCAAAGGAGCGGCCAGGGCGGGATCAAGTTGGGAACAAGGTATCGGCGCAAGATCGCTGTCAGTACGACCGGTGTCATGTACATAGCGCAGGCCGAAGTTAACGGTCAGGTTTGGCTTGATCTTCCACGAATCGCCGCCGTACAACTGGATCCGGTTGTCCGGTCCTAATCCGCCTCCGGGCAAGCCAAATGCCGGCTTTTCCGACGAGAACCCCAGGCCGTTGCCCATAATTACGAGCAGGGCCGGGTAATTCAGGGGGTTGCTGGCACCCCCGCCAAACGGAGCTGCTCCGGGATTGAATGCAGTGGGATCGGAGTTCACCGTGGGCGCCAGACCGAAGAAACTGGCAAAGCCGCCGCCCTGAATGTGGTTATAGCCAAATCCGTAGCGCAGCACATGCGAACGTACCGTTCTGCTTCCGTCGTACTTGGTTTGAATGTTCTGTTGATAGGTCTTTTGCGGGGCAAGCGGGTTGGATCCGGAACAGAAAGCGTCTCCGCCATTCAAACAGGTCGCGTCTGATCCAATCGAAATGGCGACCGCCGGAGCGGGATTGAATACGCCCGCAGTTGCGTCCGTGATGCCGTTGCGGAACTTGGTATAGCCAAAACGAATTGAGTGGGTAAAGGCTCCGGTATTGAAATCCAGTCCGGCCGCGTGGACGGGAGTATTGTTGACGTTATCAAACGGCGAAAAACTGTTCGGGATGAAGCCCGTGATGTCGTGGTTCTGTTCGTAAGAGAATCTGTAAAAGGCGTGGATGTTGTCTCCTATGCGCCAATCGAGTTTGGCCACGCCGTTGGTGTCACGGAACGGCCCGGCAAAACCGCCGTCATTCACGCCAAAAGGCGCCCCATTCGTCACAGGCTGGGTCTGGTCCTGTTTCAACCGCTCGGCGTCCACAAAGAAGAACAGCCTGTCTTTCAAGATGGGGCCGCCCAGTTCTCCTCCGAAATTGTTGCGTTGAAACGGAATCTGGGTGGGAGCTATGCGGGCGGCAATACTATCATCGCGAAACAGGTAGAAGGCCTGCCCGTGCCACTTATTCGAACCAGAACGAGTCACAACATTGACTGCGCCTGAAGACGTCAGCTCGGTGGAGAGATCAAGAGATGACTGGCTGACTTGAAACTCCTGGATCGCGCCTGCAGGCAAATTCTGGGTTGTGGTGCCGACAGTTTCATCCGAAATATCGATGCCGTCCACTTCAATGCGGGCCGTGCGGCCAAAACGGCCTCCGAAAGAGATGGAAGAAAATCCGTTCTTGGTGGGATCAAAGCTGCCGCCATCCTGAATCTGCACGCCCGGTTCGAGCTGCGCCAGATCAAGGAAGTTGCGGCCATTGATGGGGAGATTCTCAATCTGCTCAGTGGTAAGTACGCCCTGAACAGTCGCCTGTTCCGTGTTCACGGCAACAGCGGAGCCAGTTACTTCCACCACTTCGGTTGATTGCCCCAGTGTCAATTTGGCGTTGCCGGGAGTTATGTTGCCAACCTGCACCGGCACACTGATGGCCTGTGTCTGGAACCCCTTGGCTTCGATCTTAACTTCATATTGACCGGGTATCAGCGCGCCCGAGGCATATGTGCCGCTGGACGAACTGGTGAATTTGCTGGATTGGCCTGTCCCTTTGTTGGTGATGGTGACAGACGCGCCGGGAACAACGGCGCCGTTTGGATCTGTGACCGTGCCCTGAATGCTTCCGGTGGCTACGGTGGATTGTGCGCCCGCAGGCAGCGGCGCAAAAGTTGTCAAACTAATACATAGGATAAAAGCAAACCAGAACCTTGAACTTCTCATTCTTTCCTCCTTCACTGTTATGGCTCGAACTGTGACGGGCCAGGGGGATAACGAAGCGCAGGGAGTACATGCGAAACGATCAAAGGGATAATGGTCTTCAACAATCATGTACGCGTTCTGCAAAGCATGAGCGATGCCATATTCAAAAACTCGTAACCGCAAAGAAACAAGGGACGAACGCCGCCCCCAGGACGGAAAACATCTTATCAAGATATCGAAACTCATAGCCAGAGCTCCGGAATCCTACGAAATCCCATAATCCGGAGCTCCGGTTTATTACCAGCCAGCGATTTGCGCAGCGATGATTCGGTGTGATAACTTCCGCTTCAACAATTCTTTACAGAGGACTTATTACCAGGAGCAAACAATGATGCCACTGATTGTGATCGGGATACTGGTGCTGGGCGCGATCTTCATTCTGGCCGGAATGTACAACAGCCTGGTTCAGCTGCGCGTTCGCGCGGATTCAGCATGGTCAGATATTGACGTGCAACTGAAGCGCCGCCATGACCTGATCCCAAACCTGGTGGAGACCGTAAAAGGCTACGCCGCGCATGAAAAAGGGACATTCGAGAACATAGCCAAATTTCGTTCCCAGGCCATGCAAGCCACAACGCCGGCGGACAAGGCGCAGGCGGAAGGCCAGCTTTCCGGCGCGCTTAAGAGCCTATTTGCCGTGGCAGAAAATTATCCTGAGCTGAAAGCTTCTGAACAGTTCACGGGGTTGCAAAGTTCGCTTAATTCAATTGAAGACAACATCCAGAACGCGCGGCGCTACTACAACGCAGTGGTGCGCGACTTCAACACCCGCGTGCAATCGTTTCCGACCAATATCATCGCGGGGATGTTCGGCTTCCATGCGCGGCAGTTCTTTGAAATGGAAACGCCCGCCGATCGCGAAAATGTGGCCGTAAAGTTTTAAGCCAAGTGAAATTCACTGGTCATTCCGGAAGACGGGTTTTCTCTGCTGCACAAGTCCTGGCTGTGCTGTTGCTGGCTTTCAGCCTGCCGGCGTGGGCGCGCAACTATCACATTGCAAAATTCAACAGCACAATTCACGTCGAGGAAGATGGATCGGCGCGCGTGGAAGAGCAGATCACTTTCGTCTTCTCCGGCATTTACCAGGGAATTTATCGCGACCTTCCCGTGGACTATCCCGGCCCTGGCGGCTCGAATTACACGCTATTCGTGAAGGTGTTGTCGGTCACGGATGACAACGGCGACAAACTAAAAGTCGAGAAGAAGACCAGCAATGGCTTTCTCCACTTAAAGGTTTTTGTGCCGGGAGCAGTGGACGCGACGCGCACGGTGAACATCGAGTATTCCGTGGCCAACGGGACGAGATTTTTTGA
Encoded proteins:
- a CDS encoding tetratricopeptide repeat protein; translation: MALILLVATSGSVLFAQESSSTTTRAMQPAQAAQPSPTPEVHKRRAIPEVEDAMAKGEDLLFKKHDARASLDEFKRAAKLDPWYGQAYMLQGLAQMQLQQWSDAQWAFEEAAKVEPGNAKAYLGAGSALNEQKNYLEAQKALQHSLEIRPDSAEAHYELARSLWGLGKWQAAEPHVRQAIALNKDYAGPHALMGNIYLQQEDAEAALAEFQEYLRLDPDGSLAPSVKEIIAQIKKALGRG
- a CDS encoding TonB-dependent receptor; the encoded protein is MRSSRFWFAFILCISLTTFAPLPAGAQSTVATGSIQGTVTDPNGAVVPGASVTITNKGTGQSSKFTSSSSGTYASGALIPGQYEVKIEAKGFQTQAISVPVQVGNITPGNAKLTLGQSTEVVEVTGSAVAVNTEQATVQGVLTTEQIENLPINGRNFLDLAQLEPGVQIQDGGSFDPTKNGFSSISFGGRFGRTARIEVDGIDISDETVGTTTQNLPAGAIQEFQVSQSSLDLSTELTSSGAVNVVTRSGSNKWHGQAFYLFRDDSIAARIAPTQIPFQRNNFGGELGGPILKDRLFFFVDAERLKQDQTQPVTNGAPFGVNDGGFAGPFRDTNGVAKLDWRIGDNIHAFYRFSYEQNHDITGFIPNSFSPFDNVNNTPVHAAGLDFNTGAFTHSIRFGYTKFRNGITDATAGVFNPAPAVAISIGSDATCLNGGDAFCSGSNPLAPQKTYQQNIQTKYDGSRTVRSHVLRYGFGYNHIQGGGFASFFGLAPTVNSDPTAFNPGAAPFGGGASNPLNYPALLVIMGNGLGFSSEKPAFGLPGGGLGPDNRIQLYGGDSWKIKPNLTVNFGLRYVHDTGRTDSDLAPIPCSQLDPALAAPLAAAGTPCNGNILDLYGPGLGNRIRTPGHNFSPTAGFVWDPTGSGKTVIRAGAGIYFENSIFNNNLFNRPPHLAQGLFFGTAVPCAGGAPTGFTLPGGGVIPANLDPAILCGQPIGSVAAQLGQLQALYQTASKAVGASSNPSFIGNTLAEGVNITGNNMFAPNYQTPRSLQMNFGFERQLGKGVVWNADYIRNVGTHSLLAIDVNHVGDVRFFNKNIANSAISATNASFGCGASTSAVATNCAIAAGATIADYAGNGLTSGADLCSGGPCPGAAFAGQNPNLGVNQMLFPGGRSVYNAFQTSLRANVRNPFTGVKGLNWIVSYALSRYLGSALDSDFINPAIDNNHPTQSLGPNGLDRTHQFSFGGTVDLPGSFRFGSVGHIYSPLATNLFLPGAGAGGIFISDVTGDGSGDGSGVYGPTGDLVPGTKLGAYGRSIKGKDLTSFIQNFNSNVAGSATPAGQVLIQNGLFSLAQLQQLGGVIQPLDVPTGPVQSLGWLKTIDLSLAYPRKIGENFTIEPSVAVFNAFNISNFDGSAKNSLNGFLNTGAGSVNDSTQADHNRFRTLPGTGVFNLGSPRVIEFGMKLKF
- a CDS encoding LemA family protein, whose translation is MMPLIVIGILVLGAIFILAGMYNSLVQLRVRADSAWSDIDVQLKRRHDLIPNLVETVKGYAAHEKGTFENIAKFRSQAMQATTPADKAQAEGQLSGALKSLFAVAENYPELKASEQFTGLQSSLNSIEDNIQNARRYYNAVVRDFNTRVQSFPTNIIAGMFGFHARQFFEMETPADRENVAVKF